The Arctopsyche grandis isolate Sample6627 chromosome 12, ASM5162203v2, whole genome shotgun sequence genome includes the window TTTCAtggattataaatacatatcccGGACCGGAGTTGATGCAACATCCCGAGCTGAATATCGACCTATCCGGCTTGCCACCGCTACTTAGTGAAGAAATTCTGAACGACATGGAAGACAAATACCTTCAAGTGTGTTATTGAATAATCAAAATACTTCATACTCAAAGTACAtattgttttcattaaaaatcgtTTGCAGAGTATACAAAAGAATAGTACAGAATGGATGGAAAAGACTCTGCAATCAGAACAGTCGGAGTGGGACGCTGGCGGTCCACCGGAGCAAGAACCCAACACGAACGCTTTCCACACGCATGCTCCGATCATTGTATTCCAAATAATTGATCAAAATCTGCAAGTATGTCATGTTttgatatgtaagtattattctCTTATAAgtgcttttaaatatattatgttaaaTTTACTATACAGGTTACTACTACAATTTCAAAGAAAGTCACTTTCAAAGTGTTCTTACTCGGTATTGATCAAACAACAAAATATGGTCAGATGTACAGAGAGGCCGTCATTCAATATAAGGCATGTTTTGATTCAAATTACAAATGtgtacaatttatattaatatatataatatttcatgttGTATTTCAGAATAAACACTTTAAAGATCGAAACAATGCATTGTACTTCACCCAACATATCATAACTGTTGTGAATAATTGCCGTCAAATGCAAGAACTAGCTAGACAGACTGAAAGAAGATACTGGCCGCGAGGAGAACATCACGCCGGAGCCGAAGCTAAAGTCGAGGCCTTGCTGAATACATTCGAGGTCAAAATCTACTTAAATTTCTTACAATCTTAATCATAATGTcgtctatttatgtattaatataatctACAGAACTTAAGAAACGAAGCTGTGAGATTCCTCTTCGAAGAAGCTTTCTTAGATCTGGACACTCACTTTGAGGATTTGTTCACGGCAAAGTGGATGATGTCTTCCATGTCGGTAGATACGATTTGCGTCACTCTCGAGGATTACTTCCACGACTACAATCATCTGACGCCGAAAAACTTCGAGTATGTGATAAACGAAGCGCAGAATTTAGTGTGCAAAAAATACATAACGGCCATGCTGTCGAGGAAGACGACCTTCAAGACTCCGGAAGACATCCAAGCAGCGGCGCAAAAAATACTCCGCGAGTCTAATCAAATGAAAGCCTTCTTCACGAGAATAGCCCCAGAGTTGAACAATTTGGAGTGGTCGTTCGAAACGATAAACAATTTAGCCGAGGTGCGTAATGaaacataatttatattatataatatatataaactttatttacaatcaaatattttctatacataagcattttatcaatttgtcaaaatttataaaaatcaattctatacATGAACAAAACAAgtcacattttttaatatataaaataatcataataataatttgatcgATCACATGTTTCAATTTACTAACAATTCACAACAAAACAATACAATTCTACAGGTTCTCAAGTGTTTGGACATTGATATGCTGTCGCTGGATCTGCACGGACTCCTCGACAAGTGTCCGGACATAAGCGAGGATCATCTGATACGACTGTTGAGCCTGAGGGGCGACATTCCTCGCGCTGAAATTAAAGAGAGGGTTTCGTACATCGTCAATTCGACGAAGGACAGACGGCAACCTCAAGCCAACagtattttcaatcaaattgtATTCGGCGATAGACTGCTGTCACATTTTACACTGTAAGCTTGCTTCTGTAtcgtaataaaaacaataaatatataattatttgtaaAGTTTGTAGAagacaaaacatatatataaatatttaaattataatatcaaataaCGTCTGCGATTTTCATTTTACTCGCTAACATATCCGAAGCGCTTTCAATTTCCGTTGGAGGCAAATTCTCTTCGGCAAGCTTTTCCTTGTCTTTTTGCTCTGCaaaatagtttaatttaatatcgtattaatttataagtataatatataactaaaatatgtatacctgAGCTCGTTTCGGGCTTTGAAACTGTTCCACCGTCGTCATTTCCTAAATCTGCTTTGGAAGTTAGGTCAAAAAGTTCCATTTCCAACTCATTTTCATCAAACTGTTGTCCAAATGGTTGCGATATAGCCGATTCCATATCACTGATGTCATCTAAAgcctattttaaataaatttgttatatACCAGTTCATTTTTAAACGaaacaaaaaatcataaaaaaaaaacagaaataccTGTTTCAAATCATCCATAGTatctaaaacaatattttcttcCAAACCTTTTTCTTTGGTGGTTTTTTTCAATGTAGAGAGACTTTTcctataatgtttttttatatggaatattaaaatacatttttaaatttgaacagatttcaaaatcaaaaaaaaaaaatgagtagcATACTTAAAAATGTTAAAGATTTCGGCATCAACGTGTGTTTGCTTAATAGTTTCCGACAATTGTATAAGTGTAtcataattatttgaaattttctcTAAACGATATGCAATAGTCTTCTTTTGCCTCAATTGATTCAATgcctataaaataaatcatcattGATAAAATAACCTACACGTAATTAGTACATAGCAAAAAAGATTCAACAATTACCGATGATTTATTTCCTTTACGTAAATACATCTTTGCCGCTTCGTGATTCGTCTCCATTTTCTTATCTAAATCTgtcataatttcatttaattttttagtcGTGCGTGAAATTTGAAGTAAAGAAATCTCACTCTCAGTCAACGGCAATACTTTAACATTAGCACTGGGAGCTGTAAttcataatgtattatataattcatactataaatatttaaataataatataaacaatgacACATaccaaatttgtatatttgtccaTCTGATGTCACAGTAGCGAGTTTTTCCGACAAAAGCCActcaattaataaatgaatgacTTCGTCGTCTAAAGGGTAATCTAGAGTTGACGCAATTTTCAGTTCTGAAAAACTACCGATGTGACAATCATCGGGTATTGAGGCAAGAAATGCGAGAGCTTGTTtctgaaataataaaagttgtattaaaaacaataatatcagACCATTTGACTTATGTTTCGATGCATTACTTTGAGTGATTCCATGTGTATGATGATAGAGTATCCTTGGAAGACAGGCTCGGGTGGAATTATGGTTGAAATTATAGTTTTTGTAGCCCATGTAACTGGTCTCAATAGCTGCTTCGTACTCCAAGATAACCATCCATTCTCGTTGACTTGAAACATTTGGTTTTTAGGAAGGGCAATTTTCGTTCTGTCGAGTATATAGAATCATCAtttgacataaaaaaataatgcataaaatatagataaaataaaaatgactatTTACTTAATCATGTGTTCGATTACTGTGTCCAAGCAAGcgggtgttttattttttcttttaaacgtAAGTTTTATATCGTCGAGGGAAAACGTCGGTTTTTTGTTTGATTCACACCATTGACTTATCATGTTACACCAGAATTTCATCTTGACTTCCCAATCGATAGGATTGACTCCTCTCAGGCGAAATGGTGCGAATAGAGAATTCATCTTAGCGTCGTCCTCCCAGCAATCTGGCATTAATTGTATTGACATTTTGGCGGAATAATCGGGATTGCTCATTCTGTAAGTATAAATTTCAGTTTATATCGACTGTTAATGCTTTATATTGTAGGCCGATGTTGGTGAAATAATTACCTGTTGATAAGGGAACCGttgatgattaaaaataatataggtCAAATTGAATaaagaaatgaaatatttttacaaataggTTAACgagatttttttatcaaaataatcaaATCCTTTGTTAGCGATATCACTATTTCGATAAGTTGTACATAATGCGCACAAATGACAGCTGGTCGCAACGAGCAGTGATGCCAACAGACGACTTTCTCTTTGAAAGGGCTATGCACGAATGTCAATTTTTGATCACTTTCATTCTGtcatttttcaaaataagtTGGGGGACGACGATTTAAGCTGATCTAAAATTGTCTATTTATGTCAATAAAAacagttttataaataaaaattagcgtTGTTATGATGAATTTAATGAATTCTACTAGCTGTGTTAGGTAGAcacttttctattttacaatgtcATTGTCTTATCGAGAAATGTATATTACAATGAGAGACAAGTTTTAGAAGTatgaaagtttcaaaattgTTCTTTCAGGTTTCGTGTATATAGAGTTTCAGCAGGAAGGTAAAGATATATACAATAAGCATACAAGATTAGCATAATGCTCCacagggacgtcatttgggggggggggggggagggcacGAGGAGGTATTTGTCCTCCCTAGATTTGGCAAGGTTAGGAGcatgcatttttatttaatgaaatgctatgaatcttaatcaaatcaattatttattactaaaagTTTGAGTTAGATAAAACTGCAACAGGTTCAGAATGTCGATAAGAAgcttcttaattaaaaaaaagaaaaaggttttataaaaaatgaacCATAAATTAACCAACTTTTGCTTCTTCCTCCACCCTTTTGGAAAAAGCTGAAGTGATGTTTTTGTTGTCCCAAATATTGTAATGTTTCTAATAGTTTCTTTATAATTTTGACAATCTGCTCTCCGCCACCTTTTTGGAACCAAGGACGGATTGATTTTAccttgaaatttatttgaaagaaaggcttttaaattgataagttcattgctaataatatcagattttgaattcgctGTGAGCTTAACTTGAAGATCGACCttttccagtagattgttttgtggcggctcgcttatacgacatggtcgagtttggttgccttcctgcgagtggggaccaacccggctgggttcggagagccgctacccactctgtcttcagctgtcatataataaacacgtgcattaacatgccagtcgtctcattcgttcatcctccatactggtgacccccgacatcgagccacgcagcctcgatcaatttcaacatgccgctcatccctgcctcgctgAGCCAGGCTACCCGCTaccagctacccgccgcgcccccatcgccatcaacacgcgtcgcggcccgcgggtgacaataaacgagcagacacggctacctacctacctacctaccgactggagtccagccaacgtcgatgacaggtgctttaaaaaatgggggagcgaatgagacgacgatcttgacagctggatgtggagtcatgcgcgatccactacacatagaacggtcatccagcaccacaagacatacaccacctcagcaccatcatcatcatcatcatcaaggccccgtccgtccccacgagcgtcgtcacgccgagacgggcggtagcgctacaacacctccacgagccacaacgactcacagtccagctcggagtatcatcaaccacatcgatgcccctgccgcccccgccgccccaccaatcgacatcagcctcggaagagcggcgccgccgcagcatcgcatcggcgcgaccatcggaccacccaccgtcctgctcgcgacgtcaccgccctcgaatctaccgaccattcagggcggtacacctatgtacacagcggatgacccacgtcaacaattttttttctccccacgtaataattttttctctttgtgtaacaataatttttttcttttgtaaaatttgtttctttgtaattttggtatcgctgatgctggggggggagtgatgtggcggctcgcttatacgacatggtcgagtttggttgccttcctgcgagtggggaccaacccggctgggttcggagagccgctacccactctgtcttcagctgtcatataataaacacgtgcattaacatgccagtcgtctcattcgttcatcctccatagtttgaatataatttgccgagtacaaatgtaAGACCTTTGGcgctttaattttaattttaaagcacTTTTGGCACATCGAGCGgcaccctaacttatttggtgtCCTCGGGCActgcccgacccagccccccctaaaACTGGCAATGTACTTGAC containing:
- the Sec6 gene encoding exocyst complex component Sec6 — translated: MEQIEKEAQEAALKMVINMMQRPGQLEKVEQYKRRITHKKASIDAQLKSAMQSQLDGVKVGLSQLHESLDDIKDISTKLDSLEVSLSTVAPLCGSLQAVREENMRHSQYVTAMDSLKHIFTVPESVEKTKQWISEGKLLHAHQYLTDLESSRDDLLYELHKLPNQSNHDKMMLRAYFDEVETLSNLLDKQIRLILGRTLNTVRKEPTVIVTALRLIEREEKQDQLALQQKKQSGFIPPGRPKNWRAKAFEVLECSVAQRVEGTRIVEREENKLWLVHYLELIRQLILEDLRVVKTLCVPCFPPHYDIVNKYVKMYHDSLSTLLEEIILSGIIGNEYVSLLSWIINTYPGPELMQHPELNIDLSGLPPLLSEEILNDMEDKYLQSIQKNSTEWMEKTLQSEQSEWDAGGPPEQEPNTNAFHTHAPIIVFQIIDQNLQVTTTISKKVTFKVFLLGIDQTTKYGQMYREAVIQYKNKHFKDRNNALYFTQHIITVVNNCRQMQELARQTERRYWPRGEHHAGAEAKVEALLNTFENLRNEAVRFLFEEAFLDLDTHFEDLFTAKWMMSSMSVDTICVTLEDYFHDYNHLTPKNFEYVINEAQNLVCKKYITAMLSRKTTFKTPEDIQAAAQKILRESNQMKAFFTRIAPELNNLEWSFETINNLAEVLKCLDIDMLSLDLHGLLDKCPDISEDHLIRLLSLRGDIPRAEIKERVSYIVNSTKDRRQPQANSIFNQIVFGDRLLSHFTL
- the LOC143919632 gene encoding charged multivesicular body protein 7-like isoform X1, with amino-acid sequence MSNPDYSAKMSIQLMPDCWEDDAKMNSLFAPFRLRGVNPIDWEVKMKFWCNMISQWCESNKKPTFSLDDIKLTFKRKNKTPACLDTVIEHMIKTKIALPKNQMFQVNENGWLSWSTKQLLRPVTWATKTIISTIIPPEPVFQGYSIIIHMESLKKQALAFLASIPDDCHIGSFSELKIASTLDYPLDDEVIHLLIEWLLSEKLATVTSDGQIYKFAPSANVKVLPLTESEISLLQISRTTKKLNEIMTDLDKKMETNHEAAKMYLRKGNKSSALNQLRQKKTIAYRLEKISNNYDTLIQLSETIKQTHVDAEIFNIFKKSLSTLKKTTKEKGLEENIVLDTMDDLKQALDDISDMESAISQPFGQQFDENELEMELFDLTSKADLGNDDGGTVSKPETSSGIHILQKDKEKLAEENLPPTEIESASDMLASKMKIADVI
- the LOC143919632 gene encoding charged multivesicular body protein 7-like isoform X2 translates to MSNPDYSAKMSIQLMPDCWEDDAKMNSLFAPFRLRGVNPIDWEVKMKFWCNMISQWCESNKKPTFSLDDIKLTFKRKNKTPACLDTVIEHMIKTKIALPKNQMFQVNENGWLSWSTKQLLRPVTWATKTIISTIIPPEPVFQGYSIIIHMESLKKQALAFLASIPDDCHIGSFSELKIASTLDYPLDDEVIHLLIEWLLSEKLATVTSDGQIYKFAPSANVKVLPLTESEISLLQISRTTKKLNEIMTDLDKKMETNHEAAKMYLRKGNKSSALNQLRQKKTIAYRLEKISNNYDTLIQLSETIKQTHVDAEIFNIFKKSLSTLKKTTKEKGLEENIVLDTMDDLKQALDDISDMESAISQPFGQQFDENELEMELFDLTSKADLGNDDGGTVSKPETSSEQKDKEKLAEENLPPTEIESASDMLASKMKIADVI